Sequence from the Bremerella volcania genome:
TGTGTATGCAAATTGAGAAGTACGAAGCAGAAAATTGCCGCGTCGTACTTCGCAGTGATCGACAAGGATCTTATTAACGAAGATCCTTCACGCCCTTCTTACCAGCGACGGTCTTCTTCGGACCCTTACGGGTGCGGGCGTTGGTGCGGGTACGCTGGCCGCGAACCGGCAAACCACGACGATGTCGCAGACCGCGGTAGCAAACGATACGGTTGAGGCGTTGGATGTTTTGCGAAAGCTGACGACGAAGAGGACCTTCAACCGTGTATTCGCTTTCCAGCAGACCAGCCAAACG
This genomic interval carries:
- the rpsM gene encoding 30S ribosomal protein S13 codes for the protein MPRLLGVDIPNDKKTWISLTYLYGVGPAVARELCVKVGIDQDRPASEIHEDELSRLAGLLESEYTVEGPLRRQLSQNIQRLNRIVCYRGLRHRRGLPVRGQRTRTNARTRKGPKKTVAGKKGVKDLR